One region of Termitidicoccus mucosus genomic DNA includes:
- a CDS encoding YraN family protein, producing MKAWLRKAWARLRGGDADKAGAPRGGRTEKQQHGAEGERAAAEFLRRERGMKIVARNWRSPRDRRDEIDLVCRDGGALVFVEVKTRAAGALAQGADVVDARKKKTLRRAVSVYLWSLGEAARPRTTRFDVVEVERFPDGRMEVRHFENVPLFARGSGM from the coding sequence ATGAAGGCATGGTTGCGAAAAGCGTGGGCGCGGTTGCGCGGGGGTGACGCGGACAAGGCCGGCGCGCCCCGCGGCGGCAGGACGGAGAAACAACAACACGGCGCGGAGGGCGAGCGGGCGGCGGCGGAGTTTCTGCGGCGCGAGCGCGGCATGAAAATCGTGGCGCGCAACTGGCGCAGTCCGCGCGATCGCCGCGACGAGATCGACCTCGTGTGCCGCGATGGCGGGGCGCTGGTGTTTGTCGAGGTGAAGACGCGCGCGGCCGGCGCGCTGGCGCAGGGGGCGGACGTGGTGGACGCGCGCAAAAAGAAAACGCTGCGGCGCGCGGTGTCGGTGTATTTGTGGAGTTTGGGCGAGGCGGCGCGCCCGCGCACGACGCGGTTTGACGTGGTCGAGGTGGAGCGGTTTCCGGACGGGCGGATGGAGGTGCGGCATTTCGAAAACGTGCCGCTGTTCGCGCGCGGGTCGGGGATGTGA
- a CDS encoding peptidylprolyl isomerase, translated as MSTNTPKENAVIKTPYGEMTIAFWPEVAPKTVANFKKLANEGFYDGLAFHRVIKGFMIQGGCPNTKEGSDGMPGTGGPGYQIKAEFNAKPHVRGVISMARSQHPDSAGSQFFICHGDARFLDRQYTAFGELVGGDDVLERLATVPCQPGGERSTPIERLAIESIRIVPAE; from the coding sequence ATGAGCACAAACACGCCCAAAGAAAACGCCGTCATCAAGACCCCCTACGGGGAAATGACCATCGCCTTCTGGCCCGAAGTCGCGCCGAAGACGGTCGCCAACTTCAAGAAACTCGCCAACGAAGGCTTCTACGACGGCCTCGCGTTCCATCGCGTCATCAAGGGATTCATGATCCAGGGCGGCTGTCCCAACACCAAGGAAGGGTCGGACGGCATGCCCGGCACCGGCGGTCCCGGCTACCAGATCAAGGCCGAGTTCAACGCCAAGCCGCACGTGCGCGGCGTCATCTCCATGGCCCGCTCGCAGCATCCCGATTCCGCCGGCAGCCAGTTCTTCATCTGCCACGGCGACGCGCGTTTCCTCGACCGTCAATACACCGCCTTCGGCGAACTCGTGGGCGGCGACGACGTGCTCGAACGCCTGGCGACCGTTCCCTGCCAGCCCGGCGGCGAACGCAGCACGCCCATCGAGCGCCTCGCCATCGAAAGCATCCGCATCGTTCCTGCGGAGTAA
- a CDS encoding tyrosine-type recombinase/integrase, with translation MKQKKSAFTIKPFKNRNGVISFRVAGWLLGERIRKNFKTREDAIAERAALELRVLQSQSNLRGASTFLTEAQLREAEAAFLRLEKARRPLTFYLDYALANYREPEAALKITDAVTTYMKARKEDVQQALIGKRQLRNIRLELTEFQRHFPTQTLAEAGTEALHAYIRRDSGSLKTQNNRRGVLCAFFNHAVRKEWVGGNPVAKIPRNRIEHNRGSAEALTAERAAQLMAHVETVHDGAFVPFFALCLFAGIRPEGEISKLPACDVRLENSAITIEPWVSKVNMRRLVTIQPNLATWLKAYPLDEYPIIPPKEKMKSIAKKLTRIRQKFGVGHDVLRHTFISMHVGKFRSMGDTALQAGNSESIIRRHYLNVTTPQEAGTFFAIMPMLRAVPQTEPAPQAESAPTPAPTSDPQNRLAA, from the coding sequence ATGAAACAAAAAAAATCCGCATTCACGATCAAGCCGTTCAAGAATCGCAACGGCGTGATTTCATTCCGCGTAGCCGGCTGGTTGCTCGGCGAGCGCATCCGCAAGAACTTCAAGACCCGCGAGGATGCCATTGCAGAGCGCGCCGCGCTCGAACTGCGCGTGCTCCAGTCGCAATCCAACCTGCGCGGCGCGAGCACATTTCTGACCGAGGCGCAGTTGCGCGAGGCCGAGGCCGCGTTTCTCCGGCTGGAGAAGGCGCGGCGTCCGCTCACGTTTTACCTCGACTACGCGCTGGCCAATTACCGCGAGCCCGAGGCCGCGCTGAAAATCACCGATGCCGTCACGACTTACATGAAGGCGCGCAAGGAGGACGTGCAACAGGCGTTGATAGGCAAACGGCAGTTGCGGAACATCCGGCTGGAGCTGACGGAGTTCCAGCGGCATTTTCCGACGCAGACGCTTGCGGAGGCGGGCACGGAGGCGTTGCACGCCTACATCCGGCGCGACAGTGGCTCGCTGAAGACGCAGAACAACCGGCGCGGCGTGCTGTGCGCGTTTTTCAACCACGCGGTGCGCAAGGAATGGGTGGGCGGCAACCCGGTGGCGAAAATCCCGCGCAACCGCATCGAGCACAATCGCGGCAGCGCCGAGGCGCTGACGGCGGAGCGCGCCGCGCAACTCATGGCGCATGTGGAGACTGTCCACGACGGAGCATTCGTGCCGTTTTTCGCGTTGTGCCTGTTCGCCGGCATCCGCCCCGAGGGGGAGATTTCCAAGCTGCCCGCGTGCGACGTGCGGCTGGAAAACAGTGCCATCACCATCGAGCCATGGGTGTCGAAGGTGAATATGCGCCGGCTGGTGACCATCCAGCCGAACCTCGCGACGTGGCTCAAAGCCTATCCGCTGGACGAATATCCGATCATTCCGCCCAAGGAGAAGATGAAGAGCATTGCCAAAAAACTCACGCGCATCCGCCAAAAATTCGGCGTGGGGCACGACGTGTTGCGGCACACGTTTATTTCGATGCATGTTGGAAAATTCCGTTCGATGGGCGACACGGCGTTGCAGGCGGGCAATTCGGAAAGCATCATCCGCCGCCATTACCTGAACGTGACCACGCCGCAGGAGGCCGGAACCTTCTTTGCCATCATGCCGATGCTTCGCGCCGTGCCGCAAACGGAGCCAGCGCCGCAGGCAGAGAGCGCGCCCACGCCCGCGCCCACGTCCGACCCGCAAAACCGGCTCGCCGCATAA